A single Callithrix jacchus isolate 240 chromosome 4, calJac240_pri, whole genome shotgun sequence DNA region contains:
- the LOC144582118 gene encoding uncharacterized protein LOC144582118 isoform X2, whose translation MPGQRRLFVVDLHQALQRSSSCSMSSTERSSLRGGSESGNCALHASAKPTGSTMPLPASPAPPRCAPDPSQLRRGWLARPGPRRPAAPMPRAVANNARPLPGGSFLSHVFLMLNHFFPLETCIQAFHL comes from the exons ATGCCTGGGCAACGACGCCTCTTTGTCGTTGACCTTCACCAGGCCTTGCAGCGCTCCAGCTCCTGCTCGATGTCATCCACTGAGCGCAGCTCCCTGCGCGGCGGCTCGGAGTCCGGGAACTGCGCCCTCCACGCCTCCGCGAAGCCCACCGGGTCCACCATGCCGCTGCCGGCCTCACCTGCGCCCCCGCGCTGCGCGCCGGACCCGTCTCAGCTGCGGCGCGGCTGGCTCGCCAGGCCCGGACCCAGGCGCCCAGCGGCCCCCATGCCCCGCGCGGTGGCGAACAATGCCCGCCCCCTCCCCGGTGGCAG TTTTCTTTCTCATGTCTTCCTGATGTTGAACCACTTTTTCCCCCTCGAGACTTGCATCCAAGCTTTTCATCTATAA
- the LOC144582118 gene encoding uncharacterized protein LOC144582118 isoform X1: protein MPGQRRLFVVDLHQALQRSSSCSMSSTERSSLRGGSESGNCALHASAKPTGSTMPLPASPAPPRCAPDPSQLRRGWLARPGPRRPAAPMPRAVANNARPLPGGRKYTLVNIQTRSAGKKRKEKIFKISERTNAFYF from the exons ATGCCTGGGCAACGACGCCTCTTTGTCGTTGACCTTCACCAGGCCTTGCAGCGCTCCAGCTCCTGCTCGATGTCATCCACTGAGCGCAGCTCCCTGCGCGGCGGCTCGGAGTCCGGGAACTGCGCCCTCCACGCCTCCGCGAAGCCCACCGGGTCCACCATGCCGCTGCCGGCCTCACCTGCGCCCCCGCGCTGCGCGCCGGACCCGTCTCAGCTGCGGCGCGGCTGGCTCGCCAGGCCCGGACCCAGGCGCCCAGCGGCCCCCATGCCCCGCGCGGTGGCGAACAATGCCCGCCCCCTCCCCGGTGGCAG aaaatacaCTCTGGTCAACATACAGACTAgatctgcaggaaaaaaaagaaaagaaaaaatttttaaaatatcagaaaggactaatgctttctatttttag